The following are from one region of the Vitis riparia cultivar Riparia Gloire de Montpellier isolate 1030 chromosome 14, EGFV_Vit.rip_1.0, whole genome shotgun sequence genome:
- the LOC117929460 gene encoding receptor-like protein kinase FERONIA, whose product MRNTSYKRLSPNVLSFIIPLYLLVLHFFPIPITGDSPPLYNPTDIYTVDCGASGNLKAWDNRIWIGDTNSRFSLIEKNKASIISKAAKTSPSVDPVPFATARLSRFQFAYIFPVTTGQKFIRLHFYPSSVAGFDRSKAFFSVKTGGYTLLNNFSAALAADAHGDETVSKEFCINVKQGDQMLNITFTPTASDPDAYAFINGIEIVSMPDYLYYTSPQNGGFQFIGQKNVFWIEMEYALEMVYRLNVGGRFVSPMEDTGMFRTWDEDDDYCVKLAFVPANSSIDLKFTQQQPEYTAPPDVYRTARTMGNNKTENMGYNLTWVLSVDSGFNYLLRLHFCEFQPEITEQQDREFTIFIANQTAENHADVITWSGGNGVPIYRDYAVMMPSQGSNKKQNLYIQLHPNPDWRTRYNDAILNGIELFKVSKFDNSLAGPNPDPPPNSVPPPPAQSTSPKDYDTQLVAIVSGMVACIVAFSTLCLFIRRRGGRLRDADPGASWWGPFSYTSAQSTRASY is encoded by the coding sequence ATGAGAAATACCAGCTACAAACGCCTTTCTCCAAACGTCCTTTCATTTATTATCCCTCTTTATCTCCTCGTCCTCCACTTCTTTCCGATCCCTATCACCGGTGACTCCCCACCTCTCTACAATCCTACTGATATCTATACCGTTGACTGTGGTGCGTCCGGGAATTTAAAAGCATGGGATAACCGAATCTGGATCGGAGACACCAATTCCCGATTCTCCCTCATAGAAAAAAACAAGGCGTCTATAATCTCAAAGGCAGCCAAGACATCCCCCTCAGTTGATCCCGTCCCCTTCGCCACCGCACGACTATCTCGCTTCCAATTCGCTTACATATTTCCTGTCACAACCGGCCAGAAATTCATTCGCTTGCACTTCTATCCATCTTCCGTTGCGGGCTTTGATAGATCAAAGGCTTTTTTCTCAGTTAAGACCGGTGGCTACACACTTCTTAACAACTTCAGTGCTGCACTCGCTGCTGATGCCCATGGGGATGAAACCGTATCGAAAGAATTCTGTATCAATGTCAAACAAGGAGATCAGATGCTGAACATAACATTCACTCCAACGGCCAGTGATCCAGATGCATACGCTTTTATTAACGGAATTGAAATTGTCTCCATGCCCGACTATCTCTACTATACCTCCCCACAAAATGGAGGGTTTCAGTTTATCGGccaaaaaaatgtattttggaTTGAAATGGAGTATGCTCTGGAAATGGTATACCGACTGAACGTGGGTGGGAGATTTGTTTCACCCATGGAAGACACAGGCATGTTCCGCACTtgggatgaggatgatgattaTTGCGTGAAACTAGCATTTGTACCGGCCAACAGCAGTATTGATCTCAAGTTTACTCAACAACAACCGGAATACACGGCACCGCCTGATGTCTACCGCACCGCCCGGACGATGGGGAACAACAAGACTGAGAACATGGGATACAATCTTACTTGGGTGTTATCTGTGGACTCTGGTTTTAACTATCTGCTTAGACTACACTTTTGCGAGTTCCAACCCGAGATAACGGAGCAGCAAGACAGGGAGTTCACTATTTTTATAGCTAACCAGACGGCGGAGAATCATGCAGACGTGATCACATGGAGCGGCGGAAACGGAGTTCCCATATACAGAGATTATGCGGTCATGATGCCAAGCCAGGGaagcaacaaaaaacaaaacctctACATACAACTGCATCCTAACCCGGACTGGAGAACCCGTTACAATGATGCAATTCTGAATGGAATCGAGCTCTTCAAAGTCAGCAAGTTTGATAACAGCCTGGCCGGACCAAATCCAGACCCGCCTCCTAATTCGGTTCCCCCACCGCCTGCACAGTCTACCTCGCCCAAGGATTATGACACACAGCTTGTAGCAATTGTCAGCGGCATGGTTGCCTGCATAGTTGCATTCTCTACTCTATGTTTATTCATTCGCCGGCGAGGAGGGAGACTGCGAGACGCCGACCCAGGAGCATCATGGTGGGGTCCATTTTCTTATACTAGTGCTCAGTCCACCAGGGCCAGCTATTGA